A section of the Caballeronia sp. M1242 genome encodes:
- a CDS encoding efflux RND transporter permease subunit, whose product MNLSRLFIDRPVATTLLAVGIALAGMFAFVKLPVAPLPQVDFPTISVQASLPGASPETVATSVASPLERHLGSIADVSEMTSMSSVGSTRITLQFGLNRDIDGAARDVQAAINAARADLPTSLRSNPTYHKVNPADAPILVLALSSPTRTAGSLYDSAATVLQQTLSTVPGVGEVDVSGSANPAVRVELEPGALFHYGIGLEDVRAALASANANSPKGAIEFQGTHVQLYTNDQASKAAQYKDLVIAYRNGSAVKLSDVGEVVDSVEDLRNLGLINNKHAVLVILYRQPGANIIETIDRVKAMVPQLQAALPADVEITPTADRSTTIRSSLHDTELTLVIAVALVVMVVFLFLRNWRATLIPSVAVPISIIGTFAAMYLLGFSLDNLSLMALTIATGFVVDDAIVVLENIARHVEKGVPRMQAAIIGAREVGFTVLSISVSLVAVFLPILLMGGIVGRLFREFALTLSLAIAVSLVVSLTVTPMMCSRLLEEPREKREEGRVARWLERQFERMQRGYARTLGWALGHPRTILLILLATIGLNFYLYVIVPKGFFPQQDTGRIIGGIQADQSTSFQAMKVKFSEMMRIVEADPAVDSVAGFTGGRSTNSGFMFISLKPKSERKISADQVINRLRRPLANVAGARTFLQAVQDIRVGGRQSNAQYQFTLLSDTTSDLYTWAPKITEALQHRPELTDVNSDQQQGGLEAMVTFDRATAARLNIKPAQIDNTLYDAFGQRQVSTIYNALSQYHVVMEVAPKYWQDPEMLKQIYISTSGGTASGAASTNSTTTSSATSTASTSATGSTGAGGSSTSTSDTTAALALESVRNSATNAIAASGKSGSSSGAAVSTSKETMVPLSSIAKFGPGNTPLSVNHQSQFVASTISFNLPPGKSLSAATAAIYETMAELGVPPTVHGSFQGTAQAFQQSLNDQPLLILAALAAVYIVLGILYESYIHPITILSTLPSAGIGALLALLLFHTEFSIIALIAVILLIGIVKKNAIMMVDFAIEATRHGAKTSRDAIEEACLLRFRPIMMTTAAALLGALPLAFGTGEGSEMRAPLGIAIVGGLIVSQMLTLYTTPVVYLYMDRIRVRGEARRARRKGGGSPASAVE is encoded by the coding sequence ATGAACCTGTCGCGCCTTTTCATCGACCGGCCGGTGGCGACGACGCTGCTCGCCGTCGGCATCGCGCTCGCCGGCATGTTCGCGTTCGTCAAGCTACCGGTCGCGCCGCTGCCGCAGGTCGATTTCCCGACCATCTCCGTGCAGGCGTCGTTGCCGGGCGCGAGCCCGGAGACCGTGGCGACGAGCGTGGCGAGTCCGCTGGAGCGGCATCTCGGCAGCATCGCGGACGTGAGCGAAATGACGTCGATGAGTTCGGTCGGCAGCACGCGCATCACGCTGCAATTCGGCCTGAATCGCGATATCGACGGCGCCGCCCGCGACGTGCAGGCCGCGATCAACGCCGCGCGCGCCGACCTGCCGACTTCGCTGCGCAGCAATCCGACGTACCACAAGGTCAATCCCGCCGACGCGCCGATTCTCGTGCTCGCGCTGTCGTCGCCCACGCGCACGGCGGGCTCGCTGTACGATTCCGCCGCGACCGTGTTGCAGCAGACGCTTTCGACGGTGCCGGGCGTCGGCGAAGTCGACGTGAGCGGGTCGGCAAATCCGGCGGTGCGCGTGGAACTGGAGCCAGGGGCGCTGTTCCATTACGGCATCGGGCTGGAGGACGTGCGGGCGGCGCTCGCGTCGGCGAACGCGAACAGCCCGAAAGGCGCGATCGAGTTTCAGGGCACGCACGTCCAGCTCTACACCAACGATCAGGCGAGCAAGGCCGCGCAGTACAAGGACCTCGTGATCGCGTATCGCAACGGCTCGGCAGTGAAGCTCTCGGATGTCGGCGAAGTGGTCGATTCCGTCGAGGACCTGCGCAATCTCGGCCTCATCAACAACAAGCACGCGGTACTCGTCATTCTGTACCGGCAGCCCGGCGCGAACATCATCGAGACGATCGATCGCGTGAAGGCGATGGTGCCGCAATTGCAGGCCGCCCTGCCCGCCGACGTCGAAATCACGCCGACGGCGGACCGCTCGACCACCATCCGTTCGTCGCTGCACGACACGGAGCTCACGCTCGTGATCGCGGTCGCGCTCGTCGTGATGGTCGTGTTCCTGTTCCTGCGCAACTGGCGCGCGACGCTGATTCCGAGCGTCGCGGTGCCGATCTCGATCATCGGCACGTTCGCGGCGATGTACCTGCTCGGTTTCTCGCTCGACAATCTCTCGCTGATGGCGCTGACCATCGCGACGGGCTTCGTGGTAGACGACGCGATCGTCGTGCTCGAAAACATCGCGCGTCATGTCGAAAAGGGCGTGCCGCGCATGCAGGCCGCGATCATCGGCGCGCGGGAGGTCGGCTTCACTGTGCTGTCCATCAGCGTGTCGCTCGTCGCCGTGTTCCTGCCCATCTTGCTGATGGGCGGCATCGTCGGGAGGCTGTTCCGCGAATTCGCGCTGACGCTCTCGCTCGCCATCGCGGTGTCGCTCGTCGTGTCGCTCACCGTCACACCGATGATGTGCTCGCGCCTGCTCGAAGAACCCCGCGAAAAGCGCGAGGAAGGACGCGTCGCGCGCTGGCTCGAACGGCAATTCGAGCGCATGCAGCGCGGTTACGCGCGCACGCTCGGCTGGGCGCTCGGGCATCCGCGCACCATCCTGCTGATTCTGCTCGCGACCATCGGACTCAACTTCTATCTGTACGTGATCGTGCCGAAGGGCTTTTTCCCGCAGCAGGACACGGGGCGCATCATCGGCGGCATACAGGCGGACCAGAGCACGTCGTTTCAGGCGATGAAGGTCAAGTTCTCCGAGATGATGCGCATTGTCGAAGCCGATCCCGCCGTGGATAGCGTCGCGGGTTTTACGGGCGGACGCTCGACCAATTCGGGCTTCATGTTCATCTCGCTCAAGCCGAAAAGCGAGCGCAAGATTTCGGCGGATCAGGTCATCAACCGCCTGCGCCGCCCGCTCGCCAATGTCGCGGGCGCGCGCACGTTCCTTCAGGCGGTGCAGGACATTCGCGTGGGCGGCCGGCAGTCGAACGCGCAGTATCAGTTCACGCTGCTCTCGGACACGACCTCCGACCTGTACACATGGGCGCCGAAGATCACCGAGGCGCTGCAACACCGCCCCGAGCTGACCGACGTGAATTCGGATCAGCAACAAGGCGGCCTCGAAGCGATGGTGACGTTCGACCGCGCGACCGCCGCGCGCCTGAACATCAAGCCCGCGCAGATCGACAACACGCTCTACGACGCCTTCGGCCAGCGGCAGGTCTCGACCATCTATAACGCGTTGTCGCAGTATCACGTGGTAATGGAAGTCGCGCCGAAGTACTGGCAAGACCCGGAAATGCTGAAGCAGATCTACATCAGCACATCGGGCGGCACGGCGAGCGGCGCGGCATCGACCAATTCCACGACCACATCGAGCGCGACGAGCACGGCATCCACATCCGCGACGGGTTCGACCGGCGCGGGCGGCTCGTCCACCAGCACGAGCGACACCACCGCCGCGCTCGCGCTCGAATCCGTGCGCAATTCCGCGACCAACGCTATCGCGGCGAGCGGCAAGTCGGGATCGTCGTCGGGCGCGGCGGTGTCCACGTCGAAGGAAACGATGGTCCCGCTCTCTTCCATCGCGAAGTTCGGGCCGGGCAACACGCCGCTTTCGGTGAATCACCAGAGCCAGTTCGTCGCCTCGACCATTTCGTTCAACTTGCCGCCGGGCAAGTCGCTCTCGGCCGCCACCGCCGCGATCTACGAAACGATGGCCGAACTGGGCGTGCCGCCGACCGTTCACGGCAGCTTTCAGGGCACGGCGCAGGCCTTCCAGCAATCGCTCAACGATCAGCCGCTTCTCATTCTCGCGGCGCTTGCGGCGGTGTATATCGTGCTCGGCATCCTGTACGAGAGCTACATCCACCCGATCACGATTCTCTCGACGCTGCCGTCGGCCGGCATCGGCGCGCTCCTCGCGCTGCTGCTCTTTCACACGGAGTTCAGCATCATCGCGCTGATCGCGGTCATTCTGCTCATCGGCATCGTGAAGAAGAACGCGATCATGATGGTGGACTTCGCGATCGAAGCGACGCGCCACGGCGCGAAGACCTCGCGCGATGCCATCGAGGAAGCGTGCCTGCTGCGCTTTCGCCCGATCATGATGACGACCGCCGCCGCGCTGCTCGGCGCGCTGCCGCTCGCGTTCGGCACCGGCGAAGGCTCGGAGATGCGCGCGCCGCTCGGCATTGCGATTGTCGGCGGCCTGATCGTGAGTCAGATGCTGACGCTCTACACCACGCCTGTCGTCTATCTGTACATGGACCGCATCCGCGTGCGCGGGGAAGCGCGGCGGGCGCGTCGCAAGGGCGGCGGGAGTCCTGCAAGCGCGGTCGAATGA
- a CDS encoding MdtB/MuxB family multidrug efflux RND transporter permease subunit produces MNPSRIFILRPVGTALLMAAIMLVGLVALRFLPLSALPAVDYPTIQVQTFYPGASPDVMTSSVTAPLEKQFGQMASLNQMSSQSSAGASVITLQFSLDLPLDIAEQEVQAAINAAGNLLPSDLPAPPIYAKVNPADAPIMTLAISSKTLPLTQVQDLADTRLGQKISQVAGVGLVSVSGGNRPAVRIQANTRALASYGLNIDDLRTTISNLNVNTPKGNFDGPTRAYTINANDQLTDANAYKSAVVAYRNGRPVMLTDVATIVQGPENTKLGAWVDSTPAIILNVQRQPGANVIQVVDGIKKLLPQLQQSLPAALDVRVVTDRTTTIRASVRDVQFELALSVVLVVLVIYLFLANVYATIIPSLSVPLSLVGTLAVMYLCGFSLDNLSLMALTIATGFVVDDAIVMIENIARYVEEGESPLEAALKGSRQIGFTIISLTVSLIAVLIPLLFMGDVVGRLFHEFAITLAVTIVISAIVSLTLVPMMCAKLLRHTPPKDSKRFEARAHQFIDYVIGRYAVALEWVLDRQRSTLVVALLTLVLTGVLYVYIPKGFFPTQDTGVIQAITQAPQAASYQAVAEQQQALAAKILQNPDVESLTSFIGVDGTNITLNSGRMLINLKPRDDRSNTSSEIIRSIQNEVADIPSIKLYMQPVQDLTIDSTVSPTQYQFMLTDPNPSEFAQWVPKLVDRLQHTSILTDVATDLQQNGQSVYVEIDRETAARFGITPATVDNALYDAFGQRIISTIFTQSNQYRVILESEPTDAHYSETLNGIYLPSSTATNGQVPLSAIAKFHERAAPLLVTHLGQFPATTVSFNLAKGASLGAAVKAIEEAKNEIGLPASFQIRYQGAALAFQASLSNELFLILAAIVTMYIVLGVLYESFIHPITILSTLPSAGVGALLSLMITGHDLDIIGIIGIVLLIGIVKKNAIMMIDFALEAEREQGKPPREAIFQACLLRFRPILMTTMAALLGALPLMLGWGAGSELRHPLGIAIVGGLIVSQLLTLFTTPVIYLGFDSLGRKLRARFGGDGMSAARAAGDVE; encoded by the coding sequence ATGAATCCCTCCCGCATATTTATTCTGCGACCGGTCGGCACGGCGCTGCTGATGGCGGCGATCATGCTCGTCGGTCTCGTCGCGCTGCGCTTTCTGCCGCTGTCCGCGCTGCCCGCCGTCGACTATCCGACGATTCAGGTTCAGACCTTCTACCCCGGCGCGTCGCCGGACGTGATGACGTCTAGCGTCACCGCGCCGCTCGAAAAGCAGTTCGGGCAGATGGCGAGCCTGAACCAGATGTCGTCGCAGAGTTCGGCGGGGGCATCGGTCATCACGTTGCAGTTCAGCCTCGACTTGCCGCTCGATATCGCGGAACAGGAAGTGCAGGCCGCCATCAATGCGGCGGGCAATCTGCTGCCGTCCGACCTCCCCGCCCCGCCGATCTACGCGAAAGTGAATCCCGCCGACGCGCCGATCATGACGCTCGCGATCAGTTCGAAGACGCTGCCGCTCACGCAGGTGCAGGATCTCGCGGACACGCGACTCGGGCAGAAGATCTCGCAGGTCGCGGGCGTGGGCCTCGTGTCGGTGAGCGGCGGCAACCGGCCGGCCGTGCGCATTCAGGCCAATACGCGCGCGCTCGCCTCGTACGGGCTCAATATCGACGATCTGCGCACCACGATCTCGAACCTCAACGTCAACACGCCGAAGGGCAATTTCGACGGCCCGACGCGCGCCTACACCATCAACGCGAACGATCAGCTCACCGACGCGAACGCGTACAAGAGCGCGGTCGTCGCGTACCGCAACGGCCGGCCGGTGATGCTGACGGACGTCGCGACCATCGTGCAGGGACCGGAGAACACGAAGCTCGGCGCGTGGGTCGATTCGACGCCCGCCATCATCCTGAACGTGCAGCGGCAGCCGGGCGCGAACGTCATTCAGGTGGTGGACGGCATCAAGAAGCTGCTGCCGCAGTTGCAGCAGTCGCTGCCGGCCGCGCTCGACGTGCGCGTGGTCACCGACCGCACCACGACCATCCGCGCCTCCGTGCGCGACGTGCAGTTCGAGCTGGCGCTGTCCGTCGTGCTGGTCGTGCTCGTCATCTATCTCTTCCTCGCGAACGTCTACGCGACCATCATTCCGAGCTTGTCGGTGCCGCTCTCGCTCGTCGGCACGCTCGCGGTCATGTACCTGTGCGGCTTCTCGCTCGACAACCTTTCGCTGATGGCGCTCACCATCGCGACGGGCTTCGTCGTGGACGACGCCATCGTGATGATCGAAAACATCGCGCGTTACGTGGAGGAAGGCGAATCTCCGCTCGAAGCGGCGCTGAAAGGCTCGAGGCAGATCGGCTTCACGATCATTTCGCTCACCGTGTCGCTCATCGCTGTGCTGATTCCGCTGCTCTTCATGGGCGACGTCGTCGGGCGGCTCTTCCATGAATTCGCGATTACGCTCGCGGTGACCATCGTGATTTCGGCGATCGTGTCGCTCACGTTGGTGCCGATGATGTGCGCCAAACTGCTGCGCCATACGCCGCCGAAGGACAGCAAGCGGTTCGAGGCGCGCGCGCATCAGTTCATCGATTACGTCATCGGCCGCTATGCGGTGGCGCTCGAATGGGTGCTCGACCGGCAACGTTCGACGCTCGTGGTCGCGCTGCTCACGCTCGTGCTGACCGGCGTGCTGTACGTGTACATTCCGAAGGGCTTCTTCCCGACGCAGGACACGGGCGTGATTCAGGCGATCACGCAGGCGCCGCAGGCCGCGTCGTATCAGGCGGTCGCGGAGCAGCAGCAGGCGCTCGCGGCGAAGATTCTGCAGAACCCGGACGTCGAGAGTCTCACCTCGTTCATCGGCGTGGACGGCACGAACATCACGCTCAACAGCGGCCGCATGCTGATCAATCTGAAGCCGCGCGACGACCGCAGCAATACGTCGAGCGAAATCATCCGCTCCATTCAGAACGAAGTTGCGGACATTCCGAGCATCAAGCTCTACATGCAGCCGGTGCAGGATTTGACGATCGACTCCACGGTCAGCCCGACGCAGTATCAGTTCATGCTGACGGACCCGAATCCTTCCGAGTTCGCGCAATGGGTGCCGAAGCTTGTCGACCGGCTGCAACATACGTCGATTCTCACGGACGTCGCGACCGATCTTCAGCAGAATGGGCAATCGGTGTACGTGGAGATCGACCGCGAAACGGCGGCGCGCTTCGGCATCACGCCCGCGACCGTGGACAACGCGCTCTACGACGCGTTCGGCCAGCGCATCATCTCGACCATCTTCACGCAGTCGAACCAGTACCGCGTGATTCTGGAAAGCGAGCCGACGGACGCGCACTACAGCGAGACGCTCAACGGCATCTATCTGCCCTCTTCCACCGCGACGAACGGACAGGTGCCGCTCTCGGCCATCGCCAAGTTCCACGAACGCGCCGCGCCTTTGCTCGTCACGCACCTCGGGCAGTTTCCGGCGACCACCGTCTCGTTCAATCTCGCGAAGGGCGCGTCGCTCGGCGCGGCGGTGAAGGCGATCGAAGAAGCGAAGAACGAGATCGGCTTGCCGGCGTCGTTTCAGATCCGCTATCAGGGCGCGGCGCTCGCGTTCCAGGCGTCGCTCTCGAACGAACTGTTCCTGATTCTCGCGGCCATCGTCACGATGTATATCGTGCTCGGCGTGCTGTACGAGAGCTTCATCCATCCGATCACCATTCTCTCGACGCTGCCTTCAGCAGGCGTCGGCGCGCTGCTCTCGCTGATGATCACCGGGCACGATCTGGACATCATCGGGATCATCGGCATCGTGCTTCTGATCGGCATCGTGAAGAAGAACGCGATCATGATGATCGACTTCGCGCTCGAAGCCGAACGCGAGCAAGGCAAGCCGCCGCGCGAGGCCATCTTTCAGGCGTGTCTGTTGCGCTTCCGCCCGATTCTGATGACGACGATGGCCGCGCTGCTCGGCGCCCTGCCGCTGATGCTCGGCTGGGGCGCGGGTTCCGAGCTGCGGCATCCGCTCGGCATCGCGATTGTCGGCGGGTTGATCGTGTCCCAGTTGCTCACGCTCTTCACGACGCCCGTGATCTACCTCGGCTTCGATTCGCTCGGACGAAAGCTGCGCGCGCGCTTCGGAGGCGACGGCATGAGCGCGGCGCGTGCGGCCGGCGACGTGGAGTAA
- a CDS encoding MdtA/MuxA family multidrug efflux RND transporter periplasmic adaptor subunit, whose product MDDRKNPPAEPRTTPARPADPTPTAPPVTTAAPRRRRLVPLVVAVLIVAGAVAWWHPWNRGGTAGSPQQASQGGRRGGANAMNQPQPVHVATVSQGEMPVVINALGTVTPLANVTVKTQLNGTLMEVAFREGQMVKKGDLLAQIDPRPYEISLRNAQGTLARDQALLQTARLDLQRYQTLLSQDSIAKQQVDTQASLVKQYEGAVKSDQANVDTYKLDLAYARITAPVSGRVGLRQVDPGNYVTTGDTNGVVVITQLQPISVIFTTSEDNLAAIMKPLRAGVKMSATAYDRANTTALESGYLETVDNQIDTATGTVKLRATFDNKENRLFPNQFVNTKLLVDVIKNATIVPTSAVLNGSSGSFVYVVKPDNTVTVRNVKTGPVDGERTSIKSGLQVGERVVIDGSDRLKEGAKIAIPAERAKAASGASGASAAAAASGASGAQHGGHHRRQQQQQ is encoded by the coding sequence ATGGACGACCGAAAGAACCCTCCCGCCGAGCCGCGCACGACGCCCGCGCGCCCCGCCGATCCCACTCCGACTGCCCCGCCCGTCACCACCGCCGCGCCGCGCCGCCGCCGTCTCGTGCCGCTCGTCGTGGCCGTCCTGATCGTCGCGGGAGCGGTCGCGTGGTGGCATCCGTGGAATCGCGGCGGCACAGCGGGTTCGCCGCAGCAGGCGAGTCAGGGCGGACGGCGCGGCGGCGCGAATGCGATGAACCAGCCTCAGCCGGTGCATGTGGCGACCGTGTCGCAGGGCGAGATGCCGGTCGTCATCAATGCGCTCGGCACGGTCACGCCGCTCGCGAACGTCACCGTCAAGACGCAGCTCAACGGCACGCTGATGGAAGTCGCGTTCCGCGAAGGTCAGATGGTCAAGAAGGGCGATCTGCTCGCGCAAATCGACCCGCGCCCCTACGAGATTTCGCTGCGCAACGCGCAAGGCACGCTCGCGCGCGATCAGGCGCTGCTGCAAACCGCGCGGCTCGATTTGCAGCGGTATCAGACGCTGCTCTCGCAGGACTCCATCGCCAAGCAGCAGGTGGACACGCAGGCCTCCCTCGTCAAGCAGTACGAAGGCGCGGTGAAGTCGGATCAGGCCAACGTCGACACGTACAAGCTCGATCTCGCCTATGCGCGCATCACGGCGCCGGTTTCCGGGCGCGTGGGCTTGCGCCAGGTCGATCCGGGCAACTACGTGACGACGGGCGACACCAACGGCGTCGTCGTCATCACGCAGTTGCAGCCGATCAGCGTGATCTTCACGACCTCGGAGGACAACCTCGCCGCGATCATGAAGCCGCTGCGCGCGGGCGTGAAGATGTCGGCGACGGCCTATGACCGCGCGAACACCACCGCGCTCGAATCCGGCTATCTCGAAACCGTCGACAACCAGATCGACACGGCCACGGGCACCGTGAAGCTGCGCGCCACCTTCGACAACAAGGAAAACCGGCTCTTCCCGAATCAGTTCGTGAACACGAAGCTGCTCGTCGACGTCATCAAGAACGCGACCATCGTGCCGACGTCGGCAGTGCTCAACGGCTCGTCCGGTTCGTTCGTGTATGTCGTGAAGCCAGACAACACGGTGACCGTGCGCAACGTGAAAACCGGCCCGGTCGATGGCGAGCGCACGAGCATCAAGTCCGGCCTGCAAGTGGGCGAGCGCGTCGTGATCGACGGCTCCGACCGCCTGAAGGAAGGCGCGAAGATCGCGATTCCGGCCGAACGCGCCAAGGCTGCGTCGGGGGCGTCGGGCGCATCGGCCGCGGCGGCAGCTTCGGGCGCATCGGGCGCGCAGCACGGCGGGCATCATCGCCGTCAGCAACAGCAGCAGTGA
- a CDS encoding IclR family transcriptional regulator — MPTMSDRSSSRTKTKDRDSDEVTALARGLDVLRRIAAADAPVSNRELTEWTGIPKPTVSRITATLVGAGLLLRLPDSERFVLTASVLELSNGFLRNFDIRARARPFLIALAERTGLSVHLAVRDRLEMVVIDAIRPRSAVLVSRLEVGGRMDLSRTAVGRAYLSVLSDADQQALIGSLQTASGDDWPSIAGGLQRGLDDARRRGFAISLGEWHHGLNAVAAGFVGPSEERYSVNCGGAAHQCPHETLITTVVPALLDCVAQIAREIGGTAGAAPSAVSH, encoded by the coding sequence ATGCCCACGATGAGCGACCGGTCGTCCAGCCGCACGAAAACGAAAGACAGGGATAGCGACGAAGTCACCGCCCTTGCGCGCGGTCTCGATGTGTTGCGCCGCATTGCCGCTGCGGACGCCCCGGTCAGCAACCGCGAACTGACCGAATGGACCGGCATTCCCAAACCTACCGTATCGCGGATCACGGCGACGCTCGTCGGCGCGGGACTGCTGCTGCGGCTGCCCGACAGCGAGCGCTTCGTCCTGACCGCGTCGGTGCTGGAACTCAGCAACGGCTTCCTGCGCAACTTCGACATCCGGGCGCGAGCGCGGCCGTTTCTGATCGCGCTAGCCGAACGGACCGGGCTCAGCGTGCATCTGGCCGTTCGCGACCGGCTCGAAATGGTCGTCATCGACGCCATCCGGCCGCGCTCCGCCGTGCTCGTCTCGCGGCTCGAAGTGGGCGGCCGAATGGACCTGAGCCGCACGGCGGTCGGACGCGCGTATCTCTCCGTTCTGTCGGACGCCGACCAACAGGCGCTGATCGGCAGCCTACAGACCGCATCCGGCGACGACTGGCCGAGCATCGCCGGCGGCTTGCAGCGCGGTCTCGACGACGCGCGCCGCCGTGGCTTCGCAATTTCGCTCGGGGAATGGCACCACGGGCTAAACGCGGTGGCCGCGGGTTTCGTCGGGCCGTCGGAGGAGCGCTATTCGGTCAACTGCGGCGGCGCGGCGCACCAGTGTCCACACGAGACGCTGATCACGACCGTGGTGCCCGCCCTGCTGGATTGCGTCGCCCAGATCGCGCGCGAGATCGGCGGCACGGCGGGCGCCGCGCCATCTGCCGTAAGCCATTAA